A region from the Planctomycetaceae bacterium genome encodes:
- a CDS encoding YggS family pyridoxal phosphate-dependent enzyme: MNKIADNLKRVQDNIAAACQRCGRQTSEITTVVVTKSANMDMIKQVVRLGCTELGENRVQHLKITAEDLDIFLNENSADPAFPKKINWHMIGHLQRNKVRQLLRNCEFIHSVDTLRVAEEVSRDAEKALVTPRILMQVNCSQEPQKYGVPVGAAIHLVEQIVTMPNIRLAGLMTMAPLTMNKDLVRESFARARELFEEIKGEKMAGPEFNHLSMGMSQDYETAIEYGATILRIGSAIFAG; encoded by the coding sequence ATGAATAAAATCGCAGATAATCTGAAACGAGTTCAGGACAATATCGCCGCCGCCTGTCAGCGATGCGGCAGACAAACTTCTGAAATTACTACCGTCGTTGTTACAAAGTCCGCCAATATGGATATGATAAAACAGGTCGTGCGTCTGGGCTGCACGGAACTTGGCGAAAACAGAGTACAGCATTTGAAAATCACAGCCGAAGACCTCGATATTTTTCTGAATGAAAATTCAGCCGACCCTGCGTTCCCCAAAAAAATCAACTGGCACATGATTGGCCATCTGCAGCGAAATAAAGTCCGCCAGCTTTTGCGCAACTGCGAGTTTATCCATTCTGTCGATACACTTCGCGTCGCCGAGGAAGTCAGCAGAGACGCGGAAAAAGCTCTTGTTACGCCAAGAATCCTGATGCAGGTAAACTGCTCGCAGGAACCGCAAAAATACGGCGTGCCGGTCGGAGCGGCGATTCATCTTGTCGAGCAGATTGTTACAATGCCGAATATAAGACTCGCCGGCCTGATGACAATGGCGCCGCTGACTATGAATAAAGATTTGGTCAGGGAAAGTTTCGCACGCGCACGGGAACTGTTCGAGGAAATCAAAGGCGAAAAAATGGCAGGCCCGGAATTCAACCATCTAAGTATGGGTATGAGTCAGGACTACGAAACAGCAATCGAATACGGCGCGACTATCCTGCGAATCGGTTCAGCGATTTTTGCCGGCTAA
- the lepB gene encoding signal peptidase I, whose translation MTEITVNKHKRHVWMAIMLSMIVPGLGQVYCGKLFRGLLLSLLNTLPISLFVMVLLFKNTLTLILAAAGMIIFGGIIELIAVIDSIYLAKHTSPNYQIKEYNKWYVYLLLIFMSGWSGSVGIAYYVKTNICEAFRVPASSMYPTILNGDRVLANKTVYNKLEPRKGDVVIFLNPENRLQHYIKRVVAMAGDRVEMKNNRLYVNGQMLEWQPLSKTELDALNINGNDPNFQGDMFYEINGSARYKIFLKKSADEKKYDFAEITVPKYNCFVLGDNRNNSYDSRNYGTIPIATIKGKANWLYWPLSRFNKVE comes from the coding sequence ATGACAGAAATAACTGTAAATAAACACAAAAGACATGTTTGGATGGCTATAATGCTGTCAATGATTGTCCCCGGACTTGGCCAGGTGTACTGTGGAAAATTGTTCAGAGGATTACTTCTTAGTTTACTAAATACTTTGCCGATTTCTCTGTTCGTAATGGTTCTTCTCTTCAAGAATACCTTAACTTTAATATTGGCCGCTGCCGGAATGATTATTTTCGGCGGGATTATTGAACTCATCGCCGTCATTGATTCAATATATCTGGCAAAACATACCAGCCCAAATTATCAGATAAAGGAATATAATAAGTGGTATGTTTATTTACTGTTGATTTTTATGAGCGGCTGGAGCGGCAGTGTCGGAATTGCTTATTATGTAAAAACAAATATTTGCGAAGCTTTCAGAGTGCCTGCATCCTCTATGTATCCAACAATTCTTAACGGCGACAGAGTTTTAGCAAATAAAACCGTGTACAACAAACTTGAGCCGCGGAAAGGCGATGTGGTAATTTTCCTCAATCCTGAAAACAGACTGCAGCATTATATAAAAAGAGTTGTTGCGATGGCAGGCGACAGGGTTGAAATGAAAAATAACCGGCTCTATGTTAATGGCCAAATGCTCGAATGGCAGCCTTTATCAAAAACAGAACTTGATGCGCTGAATATCAATGGCAACGACCCGAATTTTCAGGGCGATATGTTTTATGAAATAAACGGCAGCGCAAGATATAAAATTTTCCTGAAGAAGTCGGCAGATGAAAAGAAATATGATTTTGCAGAAATAACCGTGCCGAAATATAACTGTTTTGTTCTCGGCGATAACAGAAACAACTCATACGACAGCAGAAATTATGGGACAATTCCAATTGCAACGATAAAAGGCAAGGCGAACTGGCTCTATTGGCCGTTATCGCGATTCAATAAAGTTGAATAA
- a CDS encoding serine/threonine-protein phosphatase, producing MAKSNKTTVTFFDALFITNADTIRLDLQKVLDIERFNWKKANFNSFLETEFYPETIGTAIIDTESIPHEQHQQLLEVIQTLDKAKIPTVLYGESENIDLSKFSILNVINKQSFAQVVPVVKISNVYRKPKIQPLNIDITQKEYHAEQLEHQLKMAGLVQRDFLPRKLPNSNRLNWAISFMPADWVSGDIYDVARLDEHHIGFYLADAVGHSIPAALLTMFLKHAIQMRQTTGNEYKIFSPLEVITTLNKRMLEQNLSGCQFTTSCYFLLNTETLELSFCRAGHPYPILIQKNKQPQLLQSKGSLLGIFDSAQFQQETIQLSVGDKLLVYSDGAEPFINTTNDNTSFEFNNWFLGIAGLPADNLVAEFETVVRQGKNYLQPDDITLIALEIL from the coding sequence TTGGCAAAATCAAATAAAACTACGGTAACTTTTTTTGACGCACTTTTCATTACAAATGCGGATACCATCAGACTGGATCTGCAGAAAGTTTTGGATATAGAGCGTTTCAACTGGAAAAAAGCTAACTTCAATTCCTTTCTGGAAACAGAGTTTTATCCCGAAACAATCGGCACGGCAATTATCGATACAGAATCCATTCCGCACGAACAGCATCAGCAGCTTCTTGAAGTAATTCAAACATTAGACAAGGCGAAAATACCGACCGTGCTGTACGGCGAATCTGAAAATATCGACTTGAGCAAATTCTCAATCCTTAACGTTATCAACAAGCAGTCTTTCGCGCAGGTTGTGCCAGTAGTCAAAATAAGCAACGTCTATCGCAAACCGAAAATTCAGCCGTTGAATATTGACATAACGCAAAAAGAATATCACGCTGAACAACTCGAACATCAGTTGAAAATGGCAGGCCTTGTGCAGAGAGATTTCCTTCCGCGCAAACTGCCGAATAGCAACAGGCTCAATTGGGCGATATCGTTTATGCCCGCTGACTGGGTTTCAGGCGATATTTATGACGTCGCAAGACTTGACGAACATCATATCGGATTTTATCTTGCCGACGCTGTCGGTCATTCGATACCCGCGGCGCTGTTGACGATGTTCCTCAAACATGCTATTCAAATGCGCCAAACAACCGGCAACGAATACAAAATATTCTCGCCGCTGGAAGTTATAACAACACTTAACAAACGAATGCTTGAACAGAATTTAAGCGGCTGCCAGTTTACGACAAGCTGTTATTTCCTGCTCAACACGGAAACTCTTGAATTGTCATTCTGCAGAGCTGGGCATCCATACCCGATTCTGATCCAAAAAAATAAACAGCCTCAACTGCTCCAGTCAAAAGGCTCGCTGCTCGGCATTTTCGACAGCGCACAGTTCCAGCAGGAAACCATTCAGTTGTCCGTCGGCGATAAACTGCTTGTGTATTCTGACGGCGCAGAACCGTTTATTAACACAACAAACGACAATACATCGTTTGAATTTAATAATTGGTTCCTGGGAATAGCAGGTTTGCCCGCTGATAATCTGGTGGCTGAATTCGAAACAGTTGTCCGACAGGGCAAAAACTATCTGCAGCCCGACGACATTACACTGATTGCGCTGGAAATACTGTAA
- the rpoN gene encoding RNA polymerase factor sigma-54: MKLDMTNQMRMEQRMKLAPRMIQSMEILQLSTLALLEKIETELNSNPVLEAEEPEETGNAETVQQQEINTANAEAIGTGGKKGEDFSKVEEFADDTDGYFYRTEIQRYGDDEPDKKLEAMNNTPDLGMSLHDYLLDQWRLIDADEKVKNAGEQIIDYIDEKGYLKVRLEQLYNKDRNDFNLEDLENALKLIHELEPAGIGARDVKECLLIQIKQSSEDMSFEIELISKYLDKLLENKLPEIAKKMNCSTERINQAILRLRKFDTSPGLQISRMKNPPIKADIIVEPTSGGGFKVMLADKSVPSLRINEYYSGMARDRKLDTKTRQFLNDNIRSAKWLMDAITQRKHTLLKVARTVVESQSEFFEKGKMYLKPLPMSEVADKIGVHVATVSRAVAGKYIQSPQGLMPLRDLFGGGMESSSGGSESFEAIRAKMQQIIDGEDKSNPLNDDEIKSKLEEAGVKDIARRTVAKYRKIMKVPTARFRKKF, translated from the coding sequence ATGAAATTAGATATGACGAATCAAATGCGTATGGAGCAGCGTATGAAGCTTGCGCCGCGGATGATTCAGTCTATGGAAATTTTGCAGCTTTCAACACTGGCACTTCTTGAAAAAATCGAGACCGAACTAAACAGCAATCCCGTGCTCGAAGCCGAAGAGCCGGAAGAAACCGGCAACGCCGAAACTGTCCAGCAGCAGGAAATTAACACCGCGAACGCCGAAGCGATAGGTACCGGCGGCAAAAAAGGCGAGGATTTCAGCAAGGTTGAAGAATTCGCCGACGATACCGACGGTTATTTTTATCGCACTGAAATTCAGCGATATGGCGATGACGAGCCGGATAAAAAACTCGAAGCGATGAACAACACGCCGGATTTGGGAATGTCGCTGCACGATTATTTGCTCGACCAGTGGCGGCTTATCGATGCTGACGAGAAAGTGAAAAACGCCGGCGAACAGATTATCGATTACATCGACGAGAAAGGCTATCTGAAAGTTCGGCTTGAACAGCTTTACAATAAAGACAGAAACGACTTCAATCTTGAAGACCTCGAAAACGCACTGAAACTCATTCACGAACTTGAGCCGGCAGGCATCGGCGCACGGGATGTGAAAGAGTGTTTGCTGATTCAGATAAAACAATCTTCCGAAGATATGAGCTTTGAGATAGAGCTTATTTCAAAATATTTAGACAAACTTTTAGAAAATAAACTGCCTGAAATAGCAAAAAAAATGAATTGCAGTACTGAACGCATCAATCAGGCGATTCTGCGGTTGCGAAAATTCGATACGTCGCCGGGCCTGCAAATCAGCAGAATGAAAAATCCGCCAATCAAAGCCGATATTATCGTCGAGCCGACATCCGGCGGAGGCTTTAAAGTTATGCTTGCGGACAAAAGCGTTCCTTCGCTGCGGATTAATGAATATTATTCCGGTATGGCACGAGACCGCAAGCTCGATACGAAAACACGGCAGTTTCTTAACGACAATATCCGTTCGGCCAAATGGCTGATGGACGCGATTACGCAGCGGAAACATACGCTGCTGAAAGTCGCGCGCACTGTCGTCGAAAGCCAGAGCGAATTTTTCGAGAAAGGCAAAATGTATCTAAAGCCCCTGCCGATGTCAGAAGTTGCTGACAAAATTGGCGTGCACGTTGCGACAGTTTCGCGTGCGGTTGCCGGTAAATACATTCAATCGCCGCAGGGATTAATGCCTTTGCGTGATTTGTTCGGCGGTGGTATGGAAAGCAGCAGTGGAGGCAGCGAGAGTTTCGAGGCTATCCGCGCAAAGATGCAGCAGATTATCGACGGCGAAGATAAATCGAACCCGTTAAATGATGACGAGATTAAAAGCAAACTTGAAGAGGCGGGCGTAAAAGATATCGCAAGAAGAACGGTAGCCAAATACCGCAAAATTATGAAAGTTCCGACAGCAAGATTTAGAAAGAAATTTTAG
- a CDS encoding ferredoxin, with the protein MSLVRGMKMKAKIDDSCTACGLCVDTCPQVFQMGSDKAEVIVNEVPPQFEDTAQQAADECPVEAIIIE; encoded by the coding sequence TTGTCATTAGTTCGAGGGATGAAAATGAAAGCTAAAATTGACGATAGCTGTACCGCCTGTGGTTTGTGTGTTGATACTTGTCCACAAGTTTTCCAAATGGGCTCCGATAAGGCAGAGGTGATTGTCAATGAAGTCCCGCCGCAGTTCGAAGATACTGCTCAACAAGCCGCCGACGAGTGCCCCGTCGAAGCAATCATCATCGAGTAG
- the dnaX gene encoding DNA polymerase III subunit gamma/tau, whose product MAYTVLARRYRSQRFDNVVGQVAISQTLKNAIKTDKVAHAYLFTGTRGVGKTTSARILAKSLNCLNSDKPTIEPCLECDSCVHINSGDDIDVIEIDGASNRGIENIRELRNNAIYRPARARFKIYIIDEVHMLTTEAFNALLKILEEPPAHIKFIFATTEANKVPATIQSRCQRFDFTNISPADIISQLKKILSDENIKFEDDCIIALARLANGSMRDALSLLDQLISAAEPPLSVKSLEELLGLPSNEKVYLLLEKIGQNDAGATLLSVDDLIVGGLSCTGLLDAMVQSFRDMMVLKAAKDASTLVILTEAEKKVLSKIAEHFDIPAIVYNISLFEKLRWPVKNSDNPRALLEASLLRVALAEHFMSIPELLNGANSNVSSADSLKKNNTVIEKPVYKQPTQPTQSTQSTSPQTAASAPQQKQVLDSNCSFEQIKAKWNEITESITNARIGEFMKKATPMHLNGDTLALGFGAAEQFTMNLCQSNGRADTIAQVLTEVIGKELKVSFELINSPSQNVAMPKPKGAKAGKKVMDDAAANPFIKNILSELEGNIIDVEELQ is encoded by the coding sequence ATGGCTTACACAGTGCTTGCAAGAAGGTATCGCTCACAACGGTTCGACAATGTTGTCGGACAGGTTGCGATTTCGCAGACATTGAAAAATGCTATAAAAACCGACAAAGTAGCACACGCATATCTTTTTACCGGCACAAGAGGCGTCGGCAAAACCACATCCGCCAGAATCCTCGCCAAGTCGCTGAATTGTCTTAATTCCGACAAGCCGACAATCGAGCCGTGTCTGGAGTGCGATAGCTGCGTGCATATTAACAGCGGCGACGATATCGATGTTATCGAAATCGACGGTGCATCTAACCGCGGCATTGAAAATATCCGCGAGCTTCGCAATAATGCGATTTACCGGCCGGCACGAGCAAGATTTAAAATTTACATCATCGACGAAGTGCATATGCTCACGACCGAAGCGTTCAACGCGCTTCTGAAAATTCTCGAAGAACCGCCGGCTCATATAAAATTCATCTTCGCGACCACCGAAGCCAACAAAGTACCGGCAACAATTCAATCTCGCTGTCAGCGGTTTGATTTTACGAATATCAGTCCTGCGGATATTATTTCGCAGCTTAAAAAAATACTTAGCGATGAAAATATTAAATTCGAAGACGACTGCATTATCGCGCTGGCAAGACTCGCAAACGGTTCGATGCGTGATGCGTTGAGCCTGCTCGACCAGCTCATCAGCGCAGCCGAGCCGCCATTGAGTGTTAAATCACTTGAAGAACTGCTGGGATTGCCGAGCAATGAAAAAGTTTATTTGCTGCTTGAAAAAATCGGCCAAAACGATGCCGGCGCAACATTGCTGTCGGTTGATGATTTAATCGTCGGCGGATTAAGCTGCACAGGTTTGCTCGATGCAATGGTTCAAAGTTTTCGCGATATGATGGTGCTTAAAGCGGCGAAAGACGCTTCCACGCTTGTGATTTTGACCGAGGCGGAAAAGAAAGTCTTGTCGAAAATCGCTGAACATTTCGACATACCGGCAATCGTTTATAATATTTCGCTGTTTGAAAAACTCCGCTGGCCTGTGAAGAACAGCGATAATCCGCGTGCGTTGCTTGAAGCGTCGCTGCTGCGGGTCGCTCTTGCCGAACACTTTATGAGCATTCCGGAACTGCTTAACGGAGCAAATTCAAACGTCAGTTCTGCTGACAGCTTAAAAAAAAACAATACGGTAATTGAAAAACCCGTTTATAAACAACCTACACAGCCCACACAATCAACACAGTCCACGTCCCCGCAAACTGCCGCTTCAGCGCCGCAGCAAAAACAGGTTCTCGACAGCAATTGCAGTTTCGAGCAGATAAAAGCAAAGTGGAACGAAATCACCGAATCGATTACCAATGCAAGAATCGGTGAGTTTATGAAAAAGGCAACGCCGATGCATCTTAACGGCGACACGCTTGCACTGGGCTTTGGTGCCGCGGAGCAATTTACGATGAACCTTTGCCAGAGCAACGGCAGAGCCGATACGATTGCACAGGTATTGACTGAAGTAATTGGCAAAGAGTTGAAGGTAAGTTTTGAGTTGATTAATTCGCCTTCGCAGAATGTGGCAATGCCGAAACCAAAAGGCGCAAAGGCGGGCAAAAAAGTAATGGACGATGCCGCAGCCAATCCTTTTATAAAAAATATTCTTTCGGAGCTTGAAGGCAATATTATTGATGTCGAGGAATTGCAATAA
- the proC gene encoding pyrroline-5-carboxylate reductase, with product MSKIGFIGAGNMAEAIIKGVIDARTYRPEDILIADVRKDRLDELTEKYNISFTTNVKLARAVDILVLSIKPQNMIAVLSEIKGSITGDTLIVSIAAGITTETIRKNLGFDSVIRAMPNTPALIGQGTSVLYATPAAKDRLGEAEHIFLAVGYVTSVQDEKLLDAVTAVSGSGPAYFFLLMEEMIKTATKLGLDKELAERTVLVTARGAALLAIERAKAGEKVDVLRQKVTSPNGTTEAALKVFAKHNFEKIVNEALAAAAKRSKELSGS from the coding sequence ATGTCGAAAATTGGATTCATTGGTGCCGGCAATATGGCCGAAGCGATTATCAAAGGCGTTATCGATGCGCGTACTTATCGGCCGGAAGATATTCTCATCGCCGACGTCCGCAAAGACAGGCTCGATGAACTTACTGAAAAATACAACATCTCATTTACAACGAATGTCAAACTCGCCAGGGCAGTCGATATTCTCGTATTGAGCATCAAGCCGCAGAATATGATTGCGGTGCTTAGCGAAATCAAAGGCTCAATTACCGGCGACACGCTTATCGTTTCCATCGCGGCAGGAATAACTACCGAAACAATTCGCAAAAATCTCGGCTTTGATTCTGTGATTCGCGCAATGCCGAACACTCCTGCGCTGATTGGCCAGGGTACTTCCGTTTTGTACGCAACACCTGCGGCAAAAGACCGGCTCGGCGAAGCGGAACATATTTTCCTCGCTGTCGGATATGTTACTTCTGTTCAGGACGAAAAACTTTTAGATGCCGTTACAGCGGTCAGCGGGTCAGGTCCTGCGTATTTCTTTTTGCTGATGGAAGAGATGATTAAAACCGCAACCAAACTCGGACTCGATAAGGAACTTGCCGAACGAACAGTTTTAGTTACAGCTCGCGGCGCAGCACTGCTGGCAATCGAACGCGCAAAGGCAGGCGAAAAAGTAGATGTGCTCCGGCAGAAAGTTACTTCGCCAAACGGAACAACCGAAGCGGCGTTAAAAGTCTTTGCAAAACATAATTTTGAAAAGATTGTAAACGAAGCGCTCGCAGCAGCGGCAAAGAGAAGTAAAGAATTATCGGGTAGTTAA
- the recR gene encoding recombination mediator RecR — translation MSNAAYTQSLNKLIDELAKLPGIGPKTAERLAFHILKTEKTEAILLAEAITKLKSSVRQCKQCHNLSESELCSVCTDTRRDKSIICVVEQFKDLIALEKTGLCKWLYHVLGGRIAPLDGFEPSDLTIDHLISRIRNEKISEVVMATNPTVEGDGTALYISSLIKPLGVKVTRLARGLPGGSQIEYASGAILTDAILGRNPLE, via the coding sequence ATGTCCAACGCTGCATATACACAAAGTTTGAATAAATTAATTGATGAACTTGCAAAACTGCCGGGCATTGGGCCCAAGACTGCGGAGCGTTTGGCGTTTCATATTCTCAAGACTGAAAAAACTGAAGCGATTCTGTTAGCTGAGGCAATCACAAAACTCAAAAGCAGTGTTCGTCAGTGCAAACAATGTCATAATCTTTCGGAAAGTGAATTGTGTTCAGTTTGCACAGACACGCGCAGAGACAAAAGCATCATCTGCGTTGTCGAACAATTCAAAGACCTTATCGCACTTGAGAAAACCGGACTTTGCAAATGGCTCTATCACGTTCTAGGCGGAAGAATCGCACCGCTCGATGGATTTGAGCCGAGCGATTTGACAATCGACCATTTAATCAGCCGAATCCGAAATGAAAAAATCAGCGAAGTCGTTATGGCGACCAACCCCACCGTCGAAGGCGACGGCACGGCACTATATATCAGCTCATTAATCAAACCACTCGGCGTTAAAGTTACACGCCTTGCACGAGGCCTACCGGGCGGAAGCCAAATAGAATACGCAAGCGGGGCAATCCTTACAGACGCTATTCTCGGCAGAAACCCTTTAGAATAG
- a CDS encoding NAD(P)-dependent oxidoreductase: MKKSNIAFIGMGIMGRPMALNLLKAGFPLIINSRTKSKAQDVISAGATWADSPADAAKNADVVITCVTDTPDVRNVLLGKQGVIESARPGLICVDMSTISPTETQEMAKLLADKKVILIDAPVSGGQLGATEAKLSIMAGGNKEAFEKLRPVFEAMGRTITYCGPSGFGQITKLANQVMVVHTIMSTAEGLAFAKQAGLDLQTTLDATVSGAAGSFSLKVLGAKIIAGDFKPTFMVDLQVKDLRLVLEYAEKIGQPLPGVAMIKELFTVLQAQGRGRDGTQSLYDVIRQLAENKNK; this comes from the coding sequence ATGAAAAAATCAAACATCGCCTTTATCGGCATGGGCATAATGGGCAGGCCGATGGCCTTGAACTTGCTTAAAGCCGGTTTCCCGTTAATTATTAATTCGCGCACAAAATCAAAAGCACAGGATGTAATTTCCGCAGGCGCGACATGGGCAGACTCCCCCGCCGATGCGGCGAAAAATGCTGATGTAGTTATTACCTGCGTTACCGACACGCCTGATGTGAGAAATGTTTTGCTCGGCAAACAAGGCGTTATCGAATCCGCAAGACCGGGATTGATTTGCGTTGATATGTCAACCATTTCCCCTACCGAAACGCAAGAGATGGCAAAATTACTCGCTGATAAAAAGGTGATTTTGATTGATGCTCCTGTCAGCGGCGGACAGCTCGGCGCAACCGAAGCAAAATTATCAATTATGGCCGGCGGCAACAAAGAAGCTTTCGAAAAGCTCCGCCCTGTTTTCGAGGCGATGGGCAGAACGATTACATATTGCGGGCCGTCGGGTTTTGGACAGATAACAAAGCTCGCAAATCAGGTTATGGTCGTCCACACGATAATGAGTACCGCTGAAGGCCTGGCGTTCGCGAAGCAGGCGGGATTGGATTTACAGACGACACTTGATGCTACAGTTTCAGGCGCAGCCGGAAGTTTTTCGCTGAAAGTTTTGGGCGCGAAGATTATCGCAGGCGATTTCAAGCCGACGTTTATGGTCGATTTGCAGGTCAAGGATTTGCGACTCGTGCTTGAGTATGCCGAGAAGATTGGCCAACCGCTGCCCGGCGTTGCGATGATAAAAGAATTATTTACAGTTTTGCAGGCACAAGGCCGCGGCCGCGACGGCACTCAATCGCTCTACGATGTCATCCGCCAATTAGCAGAAAATAAAAACAAATAA
- a CDS encoding sigma-70 family RNA polymerase sigma factor, translating to MIDEQAIIKNIINGDSEAFRMLVERYQNSVMRIIANIVNDRHICEDIAQDVFFSAYKKLSTFDSARGKFSTWLFTIARNKSLNAIKKKNAQTVDEFPEIAENKKGDELEKQEFMNELDRQLHSLPKDQKTVFVLAEFEKLPYEEIAQIEGVREGTVRTRLHRAKRKLAKALGLDWVI from the coding sequence ATGATTGACGAACAGGCAATAATCAAAAATATAATTAACGGCGACAGTGAAGCGTTCAGAATGCTGGTCGAACGATATCAAAATTCTGTTATGCGGATAATAGCCAATATAGTTAATGACAGACATATTTGCGAAGATATCGCGCAAGATGTATTTTTTTCCGCTTATAAAAAACTCTCAACGTTCGACAGCGCACGCGGCAAATTTTCAACCTGGCTCTTCACCATCGCACGCAACAAAAGTTTAAACGCGATAAAGAAAAAGAACGCACAGACAGTCGATGAATTTCCGGAAATCGCTGAAAACAAAAAAGGCGATGAGCTTGAAAAGCAGGAATTTATGAATGAGCTTGACAGGCAATTACATTCACTGCCGAAAGACCAGAAGACAGTTTTTGTCCTTGCTGAATTTGAAAAGCTGCCTTACGAAGAAATCGCTCAAATCGAAGGCGTTCGCGAAGGCACTGTCAGAACAAGATTGCACAGAGCAAAACGAAAACTCGCAAAGGCACTTGGCCTGGATTGGGTAATATAA
- a CDS encoding TerB family tellurite resistance protein — protein MTQQEQIQYLANLYFLAGAGRSFEVEEDYVLQDIAKGIGAGYLETRKALDFSGQKDFQIKLPTRYSEKFRCLEDMLFLAMSDNKLDQMEKEIILTYSKKLGINQQQFDQIHQETIQRLKEAKKQ, from the coding sequence ATGACGCAGCAGGAGCAGATTCAATATCTTGCCAACTTGTACTTTCTGGCGGGTGCCGGTCGCAGTTTTGAAGTTGAAGAGGATTACGTCTTGCAAGATATTGCCAAGGGAATAGGAGCCGGCTATCTTGAGACGCGCAAAGCACTCGATTTTTCCGGCCAAAAGGATTTTCAGATAAAACTGCCGACAAGATATTCCGAAAAATTCCGCTGTCTTGAGGATATGCTTTTTCTGGCGATGAGCGATAATAAATTAGACCAGATGGAAAAGGAAATCATATTAACGTATTCGAAAAAACTTGGCATAAATCAGCAACAGTTCGACCAAATCCACCAGGAGACAATACAGAGACTCAAAGAGGCGAAGAAACAGTAA
- a CDS encoding class I SAM-dependent methyltransferase yields MEYVHGYNPRENIRLQDQASTLVELLHSDTIYPKGSRVLEAGCGVGAQTITLAKNSPDAQFTSIDISESSIAQAKKKIADAGFTNVTFQQADIFNLPFSPESFDHIFLCFVLEHLPNPLDALRALKKLLKPAGTITAIEGDHGSTYFHPDNRASHKAIQSLVDLQKAAGGNANIGRELFPLLNSAGFEKVSVSPRMVYVDASKPNFVEGFTKNTFTAMIEGVRESAVKEKLIDAETFEQGIKGLYRTTESDGVFCYTFFKATAVN; encoded by the coding sequence ATGGAATATGTACACGGCTACAACCCACGAGAAAACATAAGATTGCAGGATCAGGCGTCCACGCTGGTCGAGCTTCTGCATTCTGATACTATTTACCCCAAAGGCAGTCGAGTTCTCGAAGCAGGCTGCGGGGTTGGCGCTCAAACCATCACGCTTGCTAAAAACAGTCCCGATGCGCAATTTACTTCGATTGATATTTCCGAAAGCTCAATAGCGCAGGCGAAAAAGAAAATCGCAGATGCCGGATTTACAAACGTAACCTTTCAGCAGGCCGATATTTTTAATCTGCCATTTTCGCCGGAATCTTTCGACCATATATTTTTATGTTTCGTTCTCGAACATCTGCCAAATCCGCTCGATGCTCTGCGTGCGTTGAAAAAATTACTCAAACCCGCAGGTACAATTACCGCCATCGAAGGCGACCACGGCTCAACATATTTTCATCCTGATAATAGAGCATCACACAAGGCGATTCAATCGCTTGTAGATTTGCAAAAGGCCGCCGGCGGAAATGCCAATATCGGCAGAGAACTTTTTCCGCTTTTGAATTCCGCAGGTTTTGAAAAGGTTTCGGTTTCGCCGCGAATGGTTTATGTTGATGCGAGCAAGCCGAATTTTGTCGAAGGTTTTACAAAAAACACTTTTACCGCGATGATTGAAGGTGTGCGTGAATCTGCTGTTAAAGAGAAATTAATAGACGCCGAAACTTTTGAGCAGGGGATTAAAGGATTATATCGAACAACCGAATCGGACGGCGTTTTCTGTTATACTTTCTTCAAAGCAACCGCAGTGAATTAA